Proteins from a single region of Primulina tabacum isolate GXHZ01 chromosome 5, ASM2559414v2, whole genome shotgun sequence:
- the LOC142545054 gene encoding translationally-controlled tumor protein homolog, with the protein MLVYQDLLAGDELLSDSFLYREIENGILWEVEGKWVTKGACDVDIGANPSAEGGEEDEGVDDQAVKVVDIVDTFRLQEQPSFDKKRFVAYVKKYIKLLTPKLEGEQQELFKKNIEGATKFLLSKLKDLQFFVGESMNDDSSLVFAYYKDGSTDPTFLYFGIGLKEVKC; encoded by the exons ATGTTGGTCTATCAAGATTTACTCGCAG GTGATGAACTTCTTTCAGACTCATTTCTGTACAGAGAAATTGAGAATGGGATTCTTTGGGAAGTTGAGGGAAAG TGGGTCACTAAGGGTGCATGTGATGTGGACATTGGTGCAAACCCCTCTGCCGAAGGTGGTGAAGAGGACGAAGGTGTTGATGATCAAGCTGTTAAAGTAGTTGACATTGTTGACACGTTTAGACTTCAG GAACAACCTTCTTTTGACAAGAAGCGGTTTGTAGCGTACGTCAAGAAGTACATCAAGCTGTTGACGCCGAAGCTTGAAGGTGAGCAGCAAGAGCTGTTCAAGAAGAACATTGAGGGGGCTACTAAGTTTTTGCTGTCGAAGCTCAAAGACCTGCAATT CTTTGTGGGAGAGAGCATGAATGATGATAGCTCCCTCGTGTTTGCTTACTACAAGGATGGCTCGACTGATCCGACATTCTTGTACTTTGGTATTGGTTTGAAGGAAGTAAAGTGTTGA